ACAGCCTTAAACCCGATGACATGGTGGTGCTCGATTTCGACGCCAACGTCATAGAAGGGGATAAGCGGCCGTCATCCGACACCAAAACACACGCCGTTCTCTATAAGCACTGGGAGGAAGTGGGAGGCATCGTTCACACCCATTCCACTTATGCCACCGCCTGGGCGCAGACCCAGACCGATATCCCGATACTGGGAACCACGCATGCCGACCATCTCACTGTGGATGTGCCCTGCGCGCCGCCCATGGCCGATGAAATGATCCGGGGTAACTATGAATATCAGACCGGCTTTCAGATTCTCAATCTGTTTAAAGAACGAAAGCTGTCATATAGGGAAGTGGAAATGGTACTGGTGGGCAACCACGCCCCGTTTGCCTGGGGTAAAACGGCTGACAAAGCGGTGTATAACAGCGCCGTTCTGGAACAGCTCGCAAAAATGGCTTTTATAAGCAAGCAGATACGGCCCGACACTCCTCGCATGAAACAATCCCTGATCGACAAGCATTACGAGCGGAAACATGGCAAGGATGCGTATTACGGGCAGCAGTAATGGGAAACAAATCCATCCGAAATAATGTGTTTTTGACACCATGCAAACGGCACTAATGTGGGAGGATGGCTAATACCTGTGATTTCAAACGGTATGACGCGCCGTGACTCGTTCGATCCGTACTTTTTTGACTGTGAAAAAAGCATTAATCATATAATAATAATCAGATGACAAAAAAATCATTGAAAAGAAAACCGTCCATTGGAATTCTGGGGATCATGCAGGAGCTGTACGACAAGGATCTGCCCGGAATCACCGAGCGGCAGGAAGGCTATGCGCGGCAGGTTATGGATCAGCTTGCCGATGTCGCCGATTTCACCTTCCCGCGCGCGGCACGCAACCGGGATGATATCGAAGAGATCCTGGGCGGGTTCAACCATCAGGGTCTGGACGGGGTCATGATCATCATGCTCACCTACGGGCCGGGCATGCGAACCGTCAAGGCGTTG
The Balneolales bacterium ANBcel1 DNA segment above includes these coding regions:
- a CDS encoding L-ribulose-5-phosphate 4-epimerase produces the protein MSSFKNLKQEAYETNMEIDRLGLVLFTFGNVSAADRSRGVFAIKPSGVPYDSLKPDDMVVLDFDANVIEGDKRPSSDTKTHAVLYKHWEEVGGIVHTHSTYATAWAQTQTDIPILGTTHADHLTVDVPCAPPMADEMIRGNYEYQTGFQILNLFKERKLSYREVEMVLVGNHAPFAWGKTADKAVYNSAVLEQLAKMAFISKQIRPDTPRMKQSLIDKHYERKHGKDAYYGQQ